A window of Fusarium falciforme chromosome 1, complete sequence genomic DNA:
CACGACGGATACGCCTTTGATGTAGCCTACTACTCGAATCAACCGTTTCTTATTAACCGACGGCTTTTCGCCATGGCCGATTCGGGTATTCCTGACGGGATTAAATGTGATACTTCAGGCAACGTGTATAGCGGCTGCGGAGATGGTATCAACATCTGGTCGCCAGGTGGCCTTCTGCTTGGTAAAATACTAGTTGAGGGAGGGATCGCAAATTTTTGTTTTGGGCGGCCTGGCGACCTCTATTTGCTCAACGAGAACAAACTGTGGCGGGCTCAACTGGCGACTGAAACGAAGGGAGCGCTGGTCCGGACCCAGACCTGAATTGTAAAGTGCCTGACTGTCGTATTATTAGCGTGTCTAAtagttatactataaagtaGCAGGGCTGTCACTAAATAACATGGTTTTAAAGATGAAGAATGGATAAGCTTATGATAAAAGTAGGAAGCGTGTAATAAGGTAGATACTGGAGCTCGACCTCTTATTAATGTAATTCATATAGCTCGCATATTGTTAACTCGGCACACATAACCCAATTTCTTCAAGCTCCCTTTATTTATCATAGCTATAACACTACTTAAAAGCAATTTGCACTATCTGATTTTGCTCTAGATATGCTCGCAAAGATTCTACCTCTGGATGAGAATACATTTTTTAAATGTGTACTCTGAAGATATCTGTTACCTGTAAATCCCCACGTTTGCCAGTGTGTCCTCCATTCCTATAGCATTATTTACAAACTTTGCTCAGAATTAGTCGGTTGGTGCTGTTAGGCATCTTAAGCTTTTTCTTGTTAAACGTCTATTGCTTTCAGTGAAGTTAGCCTAGTCACAAACATCTGGCTCGAGATAGATCAGCGTCTACCGTGCGTTGTTAACGAAGCTGTGAGCCCGTTGACAATCCTGATATCGATGAGCCTGAAATTTTAGACAAGAAGGTGTCCAATACCACAATCAAGTACTGTTTGCTGTTTCCTCTCCCCTGATACTACAAGACTGCTACCATTAATGCCTTTATGCCCTTATAAATGATGCCATTCTATACACCTCTAACCCGTTATTTTCCAGGAGGCTGCCGCATCCTAAAATCCAGATTCACATGCCTTTAGAGCGGCAGAGCAGATCCCTCAATGTTTAGCATCCCGGGATCGAGCTGGAACACGTGTGACAACCCAACGCTCATGTCATAGTCGAAGAAAAGGCCTCCATAAAAATCAGGGAACAGGCCATCTGCACCCAGCATCTGCCCCCGCACATTGACCCCATCACTGGTACCCGCTCCAACGACAAGCCCATTTGGCAAGGGATGGCCCTGCTTTGGCTCCGCTGTGTTTAGCATCTCTAACATTCGTTCTAGACCACCAGCCATTAGGTTCGCTAAGTGCCATCTCCCAACGGGTTGAGATCGGAACTGCCGTATAAGACTCGTGATTAAGCCACAGACTCGCTCCGTCCCAATAAGTTTGCCTCCATGTTTGATGGCCGCTTTGATAAGAAGCATACTGGCGAATGCCGTCATAGAATGCATATATGACGGCATGCCCGCGATACCCTTCGCAACGTCTGGGTCTGCGAGAATAAGCTCAACGGCAGCCGTAGCTGCGGCGATAGCTTTTAACGCGTAGTCGAAGAAGTACGCCGGGATAGGGTCGTCGCTGGATAGGCCACGGAAGGTATGAGAGTAGAGGTGAATCTGCGCAAAGTTGTAGTGTAACATTGTTCCTTTGCGAGGAAACGACCCTAACTGGGGCCAGTGTTCTATTAAGGGTTAGTCAAGGTAGCGGTTAAAGATCGACTTTGCCGGTATATCAAGGCGAGACAAACCTGGCAATTCCTTGGTCCATTGATCATACCATTGATCAAGCTGTCGGCGAAAATGTGAAATATGGTTAATATATTCCTGAGGAATCGCCTCGTCCTTATCATAGCCAAATAGCTCTTGGATGCTCCTTAAGATACCCATTAGCGCCACCTGACCTATTAGTCGCTTATCTTCATCAGTCGCAACAGCTGGCCCGAGAAAATAACCCCATCCTTGGTCTGATAAGTCCTCCTGGATAATTGATGGCCGTCCGTATAGAGTGGCGAGATGCTGGTCGCAGATATAGAGGACATACCAGAGCCTCGCATAGTCAGCTGCTTCCTGGCGGCAGGCCTTGATAGCCTGGCGACAGCTATTGCGTAACTCAGCAGCTCGACGAATAGCATATCCTGAGAGCATCCAAGAGATATCGCTCAGCCAGTACGAAGCTACGCACATAGCTCGAAGATAGTCTCGATTAATTGACCGCTCGAACATAGACTTCTCCATGAGGCGACGAAACTCAGAGCTGCATACCCCATATATGCCATCAGCCTTCGGATCATGAAGCGCTGCAACCGTAAGAGTGGCCGCAGATAGAATAGGAGACTTCTGCCTCAACTCCTCAAGTGTCTGATAGCGACAGCCAATGCTATATATATGGCGGTCCAGACGATCTCGGTACAGAGTGAAGAGACTTTCTGCATCCACTAGAGCAATTGACCCACGAGCGATGAAGTCATCTATGGTTCGAGCTCGCTGCCCAGCCTCGTTGTCTTCAGGCGACCGCAGCGCGCTCAGCTTGGTCAAAGTGTATAGTGAGTGGATAGGGACATAGGGAAGGCCCTCATCCTCAGGTGTCGTCATCGGGGAATTATCGCATGAGGGACCATAATGGTCTTCTGGGAGAGACGGCGGTTGGTGGCTACTTTCATTTCTCGGGGTATCTCTCGGAAGTGAGCCTTCTGTCTTGCGGGCTGCTGCTAAACATTGCAATGGAGGAAGTTCTCTGAGGCCGAGCCCTTTCAGCACCCTCTTGAGAGCGTCGTGGACTTGCTCTAGGTCCTGCACTATGGCTTTGGAGAATCTATCTAAAATGTGAGCAATTTGAGAAGCAGTGGTGAGATGAAAAGTTGCGATAAAACGTACTGTGACTTCTCATTGATAATAGTTTGCAAGCTCTTATTCAAGACGCAGTCCAAGTTGCGCGCTGCACATCTGCGACAGGGCGGGCCATTCCTATCCATCAGACATCTAATCTAGCCTCAATGTCAACCGTAATGAACCTCTGTCATTAATCCCAGCATACCTTGAGTTTTCGGCATGTGGCGCAGGCCTTGATATTCCTTGATATCGACGGAAATGCGACGCCATCGTTTCGAAAGCTACTCAGGTCGTTGGGGGTCTGGTGATTCGACGCTTCGCTCTGGTCCTCAGGCTTCGAAGGAGTCAGGGGCTACAATCGATTGTCAGATCTCCTTACGTTCCCTTCATTCACTTGCAAAAGGGGCTTTCATACTGCAGGCATTGGTAGCATCACCGATCCGCCACTTGCTCCTGTCCCAGCGTCTCCCATTTTCGTATCAGCACAAGTCCGCTTGGACATAGTGGTGTGTAACAATCGTGAGTGTCGCAAGATTGCTAGTGCTACCGTTGCTCTCAACCGCGTAAGATGGACCCTAGGAGGCGACATACCGTCTGTTAGCAACGGGGAGATCTCTGCTTTGAATACTCCAGAGGTTCGGCGTCGGCTACTGGTTGTGGCCCCAGCAACGTTCAGGGCCATCCTCCCAATTGCCGACAAAATGGAATACGAAGCGCATTCGGCAAATGCCTATCGGCTATCGGCTTTAAGCCAACTCGTCGTGAAATTTAGCCGTTCATGCCTTTCGTTCCGAAAGGTTCTTTAATGAATGAAATTTATTCCGCCCGGGAGGACTAACCTCGTAGGGCCAAGTACGCTAGGCTATTTACAGTTCCTAAGCTTTTCTCCTCGCGTCTCCTAGAAGCcctatattttttcttatccGCTAATTAGTCTAGCCTCGTTTAACTTTTTACAATAGGCCTATATAAAGGCTAATTTCTCTAAgtatttagtattttattattaatagctaaagtataGTTTCTtaacttaaggctatatagtattagtaTCTCTAGGTTTTAGCCGCTAAAGGCTATTAgttagtaagttatttaacttatattaaatctctttatatttctagtaaacttaatagctgcttatattatctataggtttagtacctattttaagctacttaatatctataacagCACCGTCACAGCTGCGGGCACCTTAGCCGCTGTACCACGGGGCAAAagattaggctataatcgctattaTAGCAATTACAGAAGGTGCTTTAACTGCCTATAGGGCTTACGGCGATATTACGGGGGACCAAGccgtaatattaatactatctTATTGTTGAACGGTAGAGCTCTCTGATTGGTCAGAGCAGCCCCGCTAAAGGGGCTACGCGCTGTTATATTACCGCTTTAGGCGATGCCCTCATTTTCAGAAGAACAAGGCTCTTTCAACTACCGTTTTTCATGCTTCAAGGTGACCGCAGGCGCTCTGTACGACACTTATTTAAGgtgtaaaatataataatatagctatatctaatttaatagttttataactagctttgtatttattaagcttgtatctatatttagctatattaccttagagagaactatcttagttattataatattggAAAGTTTTATCTTACTTACTAGTAGGTGGgtactatatagtattttgcAAATACAAAGTCCTCCGACCACCCACACAGTCTCGACCATCGATACGCAACCCTGCTTCGTCTATTGCGGCGAAAATCCTTGGGCAACCAAGCAACCAGGGGGCAATCCCGGAGAAAGTCATTACGCGAGCCATCGACGCCGGTGCAAGACACTGTACGGCCGGATAATTTGCCCAGGGGTTACAAGGCGGTCGAACTAGACCCGCTCAACGGCTTTTCGTGGAGGGACTTGGATTCTCTCGGCCAGTATAATGCGAATGATTCGACCCTGAGCATGACTG
This region includes:
- a CDS encoding Zn(2)-C6 fungal-type domain-containing protein; translation: MSKRTCADTKMGDAGTGASGGSVMLPMPAPLTPSKPEDQSEASNHQTPNDLSSFRNDGVAFPSISRNIKACATCRKLKIRCLMDRNGPPCRRCAARNLDCVLNKSLQTIINEKSQFSKAIVQDLEQVHDALKRVLKGLGLRELPPLQCLAAARKTEGSLPRDTPRNESSHQPPSLPEDHYGPSCDNSPMTTPEDEGLPYVPIHSLYTLTKLSALRSPEDNEAGQRARTIDDFIARGSIALVDAESLFTLYRDRLDRHIYSIGCRYQTLEELRQKSPILSAATLTVAALHDPKADGIYGVCSSEFRRLMEKSMFERSINRDYLRAMCVASYWLSDISWMLSGYAIRRAAELRNSCRQAIKACRQEAADYARLWYVLYICDQHLATLYGRPSIIQEDLSDQGWGYFLGPAVATDEDKRLIGQVALMGILRSIQELFGYDKDEAIPQEYINHISHFRRQLDQWYDQWTKELPEHWPQLGSFPRKGTMLHYNFAQIHLYSHTFRGLSSDDPIPAYFFDYALKAIAAATAAVELILADPDVAKGIAGMPSYMHSMTAFASMLLIKAAIKHGGKLIGTERVCGLITSLIRQFRSQPVGRWHLANLMAGGLERMLEMLNTAEPKQGHPLPNGLVVGAGTSDGVNVRGQMLGADGLFPDFYGGLFFDYDMSVGLSHVFQLDPGMLNIEGSALPL